The sequence GAGAACAAACTAACTAAATAAGTAGATTGCTAGTTAGCTTCTTATTCATTTAATTtactttttcatcctttatcCACCTCTGTATTTAATTTGGATGAACTAAAAAGCGAAAATTGATTTACCCTTTGTGCCATTAATTGtgtaaaaaagaataatatacATTTTCATGCTTATAAATAATTGAACGTTTGACTCTCGATTTCAACCTTAAGCCGTGTTTCGTATGATTGAAGAAAATTTTTGTAGAAAATGTTCTTCAATATTTTACGTTTGgttcatcaaaatatttttaaaaataatttatttaagaaaataagtttTATAAAAGTCAAGAAAATGACCTTCTTTTGTCGGGTAATATGAAAAACAAGATTTCACAAGTGAGATTCCTCTCATTAATTGTGCGTCCTCTATTCTATTGCTCGTTCTCACCGCCACCTCCCTCACATccacccacacccacacccactcGATCCCGCTCCATAGTGTTCGTAGTGTATATGAATGTTTCTGAAAtagtattttttgtttaatttatttacCAATCCAAACGttaataagttaaaaaaaattatcatttacttGAGAGAAaacatctttctttataccatACAAGCTCttaatgaaattaatgatttataacaacaaaagtatttttaaaatattttatacgaTAAATTTCTTTAAGTCTTATACTTTAACGTATTCAATCAAAGTAAAAGAGAATCAAGGAGGAAAATCGAGAGAACTTTGAATATTATTGTGCAAAACTGTTGCAATTTGACTAttgggaaaataattaaaattccttTCGACTATTCTAACTAGGCACTACCATCCATAATCATTTACACTCAACTTACTATTTCCAGAATTGATACTATAACCAGCAGAAGCAGAAGTACCACTCTCTTGTTCTTCTTGCTGTAAACTATTGTCCTTTGAATATTTCTCAGCTTGATCTTCATGATTATAATAACTTCCAAAACTATATTCATTCTGATCATCATCAGTTGATGGTCCAAAACTTAGGTTAATTGGacctttttgatttttgaatgttGGACTAGAGTGACATCCAGTATGTTGTTGCACTAGTGCCCGAAAATTCGCGATGCTAGCGTTCAGACGAGTTATAGGAGTTTTCTTGGATGCTCGAGACCTTCTTCGAATCGGTTTCATTACGCTGGATTTAGGGCTTATTAACTCATGATGAATATCATTATTTCCAGAAATTTGTGAAGAATTTTCAGGACTTATAGTAATAACggaatcttgatgatgatgataatgatcaatactgttttgagtattttttgtGGTTATGAAAGTGGAATCAGAAAAATACTCATGTGGATTTTCTACTGCAAAATCAGTTTGTTGGTAATAATATGGCATTTCATCATGATCCATCCATTGAGTAGGTGAAGTTGGGAAAGTGTTATCCATGGTATTTAGGTTTTTTGGGTTGCATGCCAACATGAAGCcaaatggtttggttattgacATGAGATTATATAGGACATTGATGTAGTCAAATTGCGAAATTTTTGGCTTTGATCTTtccatttttaattaatttttagacAATGTTCATCTTTTGACCATTCAAATGTTGACCCTCCTACCCCCTCCCCTCCCTCCATCTCCAATTAGATGGAATTTAAACTTTATGAATTATTCCGTAAAAAAATCTAGGAGAGCATATGTAAGTGTCGGTAACTGAattctcaatttaatttttatacatattaaataaattttttaaatacaaatcaatatatatatatatatatatatatatacacctcactttattgagttcaaatgttacactaaataggatatttgtttaaataataaagataaatacaataattaaattcaacatcttttggagaatctatttaattaaacctaacttttagcccaaaaaattctcaaaaccgatcgacattcatctatcacctgtaaactgcaacaaaacaaaaCGAAGAACGTATAATTTCATAGTAGAGGTAAATTTTTTAGATGAGAAGAATTATACCTGAATATATGTGAGTCTTGTTGGTAGGTGGGTAGATAAAGAAGGTTAGTTATGAGCaataaaaattactataatataTTCTACTAAAAGGACACATAGAACGATAAGAACGTAGAATAGAGGTAAATTTGTGAGATGAGAAGAATATACTTGAATATGTCGTAGGTTGATAGATAAAGAAGGTTAGTTATGAGCAgtagaaaacaaaatatattgaattaacATAACATATTAAGCTAAATTAAACTAAGCAATTTATGTTGGCATAACAAGTAATATTGTGTCTAAATTAACAAAAGGGAGAAATGATATAAcgtcaaaaatatgaaaataaaattgttgaaactgTGTTGAGACGAAAAATAATGAAAGATCACCACTGCTTACAATGATGAACAATgaaaaagctcaaggatttatatAGAAGGACAGAATGTACAAGTCAAAGATGACACAAATTTGGAtgtataggaaaaaaaaaaatcattttttggtTGAAAGAAACCAAGCAGGaaataaataggagaaaaaaatagTACAATAATTTCATCCAATCAAGTAGGAAAAAAAAACCAAATAGGAATCAAATGGGATAAAAAAAATCGAACGtttaacaaagtaaaaaaaaaagtgagttttAATTAATTAAGTAAAGTAAAAAGCTAAATGTGGTAAAAGCAATTTTAACAAAGGAGGGAAAAAAATATGGGTTTTAATTAAGTagagaaaaaagttaaaattggtTAAAATTTAACTGTAGcaaaaatttagtatatttattttgaagaatttaattgtagggaAAAGggtaaaagacgattttgtctaaagcggactattttaatgaagggcaaaaagttcaattcacttttctaaagatcttcacacttttaatattataaatagagagagagataaaggAGAATGTTAGCCTATTCTATGTGGCATATCTTAGATgcctctatttctcttttttttttttctccttttttcaaattttttccttcattatttttattactcaattttttaataatttaaaaaatccgTCATATTTACCATATCTAATTATATCTcatagttattaaaaaaaaaaccaccTATTGCATTCTCTATTTAATTACCTATTAATTATTGTACTTAATAGTGGACAAGTAAAAAGACTTGTGAATTCAATAACACTCAATAccaattttataataattacaaTTTGACTTCTTAAATTCTAATTGCTTAAAGTAACTCACAAATATGGATTActgttgtaaataaatattctgaAATATGTTAAAACGAAAGAGAAGAGGAGAGGAGAGAGATCTATATAAGAGAAgactttgtttcttcttcttcttcttcttcttcttcttctttttcttcttcttcttgatgTGTACAAATCATGTAGTAAGCAAAGCCTTTTATAGTCACTAGTATGTGAAATAAGTATACTATGTGAAAGTACATTCACAAACTAATACATCCTACAATAGTATGTGTACTATGTGTAGTATGTGTAGCTACAATAGTATGTGAACATCCACCAAAGAAATAATTTACAATACTACCCCTTGGATGTTCATgtaaaagagaaattctaaagGAAATAAGatgtacatagtggtttgtaatATGTCTTGTTTGCtgccttattaaaaaccttatcaGGAAAATCCAATGGAATAAAACCttggttaagaaaaaaagagtgcagCGCATATGTATTCCCCCTGATAAAAACATCACTTAATATCTAGGAGACGACGCATCCCAATCTTGTATCTCAACTTCTCAAAGGTTGATGTTGGCAATGCTTTAGTGAACATATCTACTAGATTATCGCTTAAACGAACTTGTTGAACATCTATTCCACCCCTCTTTTGAAGATCATGAGTAAAGAATAATTTTGGTAAAATGTATTTTGTTCTGTTTTCTTTGATGTATCCTCCTCTTAATTGAGCTATGCATGCAGTGTTGTTTTCATACAATATTGTTGGAATGTTCTTTTTCAAAGTAACGCCACATATTTCCTGAACGTGTTGAGTTATTGACCTCAACCGACACATTTTCGACTCGCTTCATGAATGGCTATTATCTCTGCATGATTTGAAGATGTAGTAATCATGGTTTATTTTGTTGAACGCCATGATATAGTTGTACCTCCACATGTAAACAAATAACATGTCTGAGATCGacctttatgtgggtcagataaataTCCTGCATCATTCCAATGCCGTCGTGTCGGGGAAGAACTAAATCTTGATAATAAATTTACAACAAAAGATATATCTGGTCGTGAATTACTAGCAAGATACATTAATGccccaattgcactaagatatgatacctCAGCATCAACAagttcttcattattttcatgaggtCGAAATAGATCTTTATTAATATCAAGTGATCTCACAACCATTGGGGTACTCAATGAATGTGCTTTATCTatataaaatctctttaaaatactTTTAGTATATGTGGATTGATGGACAAATATTCCAtttgtaaaatatttaatttgtagaccaagacaaaattttgtctttacggggtctttcatttcaaattccttTTTCAAACATTCTATTGTCTTTGGAAGCTCTTCAGGAGTTCCAatgatattcaaatcatcaacatatacaactattatgaaaaattcaGATCTAGACCTTTTAATAAAGACACAAGGACAGATTGGGTCATTTTTATACCCTTCTTTAAATAGGTATTCGCTAAGGCgattataccacatgcgtcctGATTGTTTTAATCTGTATAAGGATTTATGAATCTTGATTGAACAATTTTCAAGAGAAGTTTTATACGcatcaggcattttgaatccttcagaaattttcatataaatatcactATCTAATGAGCCATATAAGTAGGCCGTGACAACGTCCAAAACATGcatatcaagtttttcatgaaCTGCCAAATTAATAAGATACTTGAAGGTGAGTACATCCACCACTGGAGAATATGTCTCCATATAATCAGTGTCAGGTCTTTGCGAAAAGCTTTGTGCCACAAGTCGTGCTTTATATCTTACgacttcatttttcttatttcgtTTTCATACAAAAACCTATTTGTACACCACTGGCTTTATACCTTCAGGTGTTTGgactataggtccaaaaactttgCATTTTTCAAGCGAAACCAATTCAATTTTGATTGCATCTTTTcattttggccaatcatttctCTGTCTACATTTTTTGACAGATtttggttcaagattctcatctTGTTGCATTATTTCATTAGCAGTATtataagtaaaaatattattgacaattatatcatttcgatttcatatttttcttgatgagaaataactgactgagatctctttatttttattattttcaggtacctgaacttTTTCTGAGGTTTCATCAATTGTTATGTCTTGCTGCTCTTCATGAGTAGCTTCCtccatattatgattattttgatcatttgctcctttttttttttcaagaatttttatctttagaaccgattagtctaccacgttTTAAGTGTGGTTTAGACTCATTTTCATTACTCAATTGTCCTATCGGGACATCAACTCGAATAGGAGCATTAGCAGCTGGAATGTgagattttgtaattcttgatagGTCAGAGAATGCATCTGGCAGTTGATTTGCAATGTTTTGCAAATGAATTATCCTTTGAACTTCTAGTTCATATTTATTTATACGAGGATCTAAGTGAGATAATGATAATGCATCCTAGTCTATCTCCTTTTTCAACTGCTTATTTTCTCCCCCTAATGTTGGATATattgtttcatcaaaatgacaattAGCAAATCTAGCCATAAATAAATCTCCAGTCATAGGTtgcaaatattttataatagaaggAGATTTATACCCAacatatattttcaatcttctttGAGTACCCATTTTTATGCGTTGTGGTAGAGCAATTGAAACATATACCGCACATTCAAAAACacttaaatgaaaaatatttggctcttgataaaaaattaattgtaatGGGGAGACTTTATGATAACTTGTGGACCTTATCCACACAAGAGCTGCTGCATGCAAAATAGCATTACCCTATATCGAAATGAAAAATCTTGTTCTCATAAGCATTGGCCTAGCAATTAATTGGAGACATTTAATCAATGATTCTGCTATatcattttgagtatgaacacGGGCAACCGGATGTTCAACcgttatttcagttgatatacAATAATCACTAAAAGTCTGGAATGTAGATTCACCCACATTATCAAGACTTACTTTAATCGTTAAAGTTAACTTGCAATTattactcccccccccccccccttattaactttaaagtgtattattttgctCCCTTAAtggctgacgtggcaaaaaaaaagttaaagcacgttttaataataaaaagtaaaaaaaaattaagtgagacccactttaaaatttttaaccattattttttcccttcttcctcacaccccaccaccccatttcttcttcttcctcccaCCCATCACCCCCATGTCTTCAATCATGGAGCATAAAAAATCTTCAatcaaaaatttctttttttttcactcttatccaccaaaaattttcaatcaaatacataataataaaatatacaaattatacaacaaataaactttcatataaagatcaagaatcaacaaattaaactcaaaaaatacataaaggcCATTGTGCAAAGCACAACACATGACGTTGGTCTTTGTCACTCCCTTCTTCTTTTACTTTCCAAACTGTAATTTTTTTCCAGTTCATACGCTTCTCTCTTCCCCATTTCTAACACAAATCGATGATCCCTACCACTTAATTTTCGATCACCACTATCAATTTTCAAcgataaacagttaatcaaacgGGTCTCcactatatatattatttttatttttgagttcgTTTTTACTTAATTTATGTATGTTTTGTTATGTGTTTTTCAGTTAGATTCtgaatttgatttgttttgttggGTATTGATCTGTTTTGTATTTTTGGGTGATCGTTGGAGTGTTCAAGATTgggttttgattgattttcttgatgTGGGTATGACTAATTTTGATCTGTAGATATATGTGGGTGTGGAGGAGGGGGAgggggttgtgaagaagaaagaaaaaggggagtgtatatatatatatatatatatatatatatgtatatattactttttaaaatatatatatataaaaatagtatgtgtgtgggattatttatttttttaaaattctaatttctTATGTGACAATGACATAACACTGATGTGGCGTTGATTTGGCAATGACATGAcgcgtgtgtagtgcactctccgttgtgagagcgaaattttgattttgagattgaaattaattcacttaaagttgttaagggggggtAAATAATTGCTCGATTAGTTTAGGGTTTAAGGTAAGTTTTGCTGACAAGTTGAAGGAggatttgatgtcttttctctttttctttttcttttgtttagcctattccctccatttttttctatataaattcatgttttgtttcatgaaaaatttcattcaaaattattctttctCTTCTCTATCAATATAGCTTCCTAActaaattgtgaaaaaaatgacAACATAAAGGCaagaatatatattattattatttttaataatatgtatgtgaaattattattttttaaaaaaattttataattggggcgtggggctgtggcgggggcgggagatggggagagagcgggagtgggtgggaggccaaggtttggccgaggggggggtagtggggggcgcgtggatagcgacggtaggctgagggttgggtcttggaatatagggacccttcaggggagtccatagagctggtgaagattcttaggaagagaaggatcaaccttgcgtgtgtccaagagaccaagtgggtagggtctaaggctagggatgtggacggttacaagctgtggtactctgggagcgacaggcgtaggaatggagttggcatcttggtagatgaagagcttagaggtcaggtagtggaggtgaagaggatcaacgataggttgatgactattaagttggtcattcgggggtttaccctgaacgtgtgtagtgcctatgcgccgcatgtgggatcggagggggaggagaagatgcggttctgggaggctttggaggaggtggtgagaggcgtgcccagttcagagaagattgttgtagcaggggatttcaacgggcacatcggggcgctaccgggaggttttggggatgtgcatggtggttttggttttggggagagaaatgaagagggtgcgaccctattggagtttgcgagggcgtttgggctggtggtggtgaactcgggcttcccgaagaaggacgagcacctgatcactttttggagcgcgatagccaggacccagattgactttttgttgcttaggaaaggggatagggcgttgtgtaaagactgtaaagtcatcccgagtgagaatctttcgacccaacataggctcttggttatggatttgggtataaagaagaatagaaagaggaggagtaaggagtatagaccgagaattaagtggggcggc comes from Capsicum annuum cultivar UCD-10X-F1 chromosome 2, UCD10Xv1.1, whole genome shotgun sequence and encodes:
- the LOC107857938 gene encoding uncharacterized protein LOC107857938 codes for the protein MKPIRRRSRASKKTPITRLNASIANFRALVQQHTGCHSSPTFKNQKGPINLSFGPSTDDDQNEYSFGSYYNHEDQAEKYSKDNSLQQEEQESGTSASAGYSINSGNSKLSVNDYGW